A single window of Colletotrichum destructivum chromosome 9, complete sequence DNA harbors:
- a CDS encoding Putative phosphoribulokinase/uridine kinase, P-loop containing nucleoside triphosphate hydrolase encodes MEQQVARLVDKAWDKFQRTPADQRLLIGISGIPGSGKTTLSQMVTTRLNARTATLDPSDPSRAARPPAAFVPMDGYHLTRAQLSAMPDPDTAHARRGAVYTFDGAAFHRLVVSLREPLRADSSPVYAPSFDHAIKDPKANDIAVQPYHRIVIFEGNYLALDKPPWSDAAKLMDELWFVDVDFEVARKRLVRRHVKAGIAKDEIEADKRARENDLVNGKEIVDYRLDVHEVIVSREDDEWVHS; translated from the exons ATGGAGCAACAAGTGGCAAGGCTCGTAGACAAGGCCTGGGACAAGTTCCAAAGGACACCGGCCGACCAGCGCCTCC TGATTGGAATCTCGGGCATCCCGGGCTCAG GGAAAACAACCCTCTCCCAGATGGTCACAACTCGCCTCAACGCCCGCACCGCGACGCTTGACCCTTCTGACCCTTCCCGTGCGGCGCGGCCACCGGCAGCCTTCGTCCCCATGGATGGGTACCACCTCACCCGCGCTCAGCTCTCAGCCATGCCAGACCCGGACACCGCccacgcccgccgcggcgccgtaTACACCTTTGACGGCGCAGCCTTTCACAGACTCGTCGTTTCCCTCCGCGAGCCCCTGCGCGCCGACTCCTCCCCGGTCTACGCCCCGAGCTTCGACCACGCCATCAAGGATCCCAAAGCCAACGACATCGCTGTCCAGCCCTACCACCGCATTGTCATCTTCGAGGGAAACTACCTCGCTCTCGACAAGCCGCCGTGGAGCGACGCTGCGAAGCTTATGGACGAGCTTTGGTTCGTAGATGTCGACTTCGAGGTCGCGAGAAAACGCCTGGTTCGCAGACACGTCAAGGCCGGTATTGCCAAggacgagatcgaggccgatAAGAGAGCAAGGGAGAATGACTTAGTCAACGGAAAGGAAATTGTAGACTACCGTCTAGATGTCCATGAGGTAATTGTCAGTCGGGAAGACGACGAATGGGTTCATTCATGA
- a CDS encoding Putative phospholipase D/Transphosphatidylase: MTDPRRDESISPMTRSPHASSTAVKGQTDALAPPAPPPKDGPPPPPPKDLSTPRNSSHIPFDAAIEARDYINGGAPHDDVSPLQNGKRPTLPTLNSTESARQTPSGLPRMPEDGTYSPEPASPTDRRSVQFARTDQVLEAPASHSRQPSWEDGGKSIGSAFIIKLKQLTGSGSMQTLKTSSSGNLNDNGTPPSMGSSPTTGQFRSRIPHTLEEDGGSDADADVEETADEGAASDAAKPKKKRRMRRTKKHQSSVPSTPNLRHLPGPDSPVGYGRMGLRRRMSMPDHAEQQHGMSEGEGRDQLAGPSWIRSHRARDGDGTESPGGGGRRMGHMRRITVLGGGGVSDGDAIAPKRPFFGSERASTWKYVKNTLKLLRQKKEDRFDFAKSAELMAELRAGAPAVLMLASMIQRDEHGNKRIPVLLEQVRLRITDSQPESDDDSERHWVFTMNLEYGSGPSRMKWTIIRTLKDIYNLHVRYKLAMSNDKYLHGRADVGARPKMPKFPWGAFPYLRSARNKDDSDDDDGASLRGDDLGEATAGEGTAAEGTAGEGTASEWEGGRAGPGARKKSRLGMLGMRRKSTGFTEPGESGGENQADLVQARKRYFERQRRVLEKYLQDMIRWLMFRADSNRLCKFLELSALGVRLAAEGSYHGKECYLHIQSSKGMDFRRVLTPKKVIARHSRKWFLVRSSYIVCVESPEKMSVYDVYLVDSKFRIVSKRSTLKQLSKGKTKKEEKEIDLTEEADVEKHHTLTLHTAERKVKLFSRNQHIMKQFEDSIAEMLKQTKWHDINRFDSFAPIRNGVFAQWLVDGRDYMWNVSRAISMARDVIYIHDWWLSPELYMRRPAAISQKWRLDRLLQRKAREGVKIFVIVYRNVEAAIPIDSEYTKYSLLNLHPNIFVQRSPNQFKKNQFFFAHHEKLCIVDHDVAFVGGIDLCFGRWDCPQHPITDDKPTGFEHSEQPKDAEHCQLFPGKDYSNPRVQDFFKLDEPYEEMYDRSKVPRMPWHDIAMQVVGQPARDLTRHFVQRWNYVKRGRKTTRPLPFLLPPPDVKMAELDALGLTGTCEVQILRSSANWSLGIEHTECSIQNAYVKMIEDSDHFVYIENQFFITSTEAFNTKIVNRIGDALVERIIRAHENDEDWKACIVIPLMPGFQNTVDEQEGTSVRLILQCQYRSICRGEGSIFSRLRAAGIEPEDYIQFYSLRQWGKIGARNALVTEQLYIHAKCIVVDDRVALIGSANINERSMLGNRDSELAAVVRDTDMIWSTMAGRPYRVGRFAHTLRLRLMREHLGLDVDEILEEERQADMDRQAEYEAEMDQIYADDTESPPIAGSSGQHAEGKSAKPAMPGQTPSFNHDAVTEPGEVVEEDSSVSSSKGKERDDRVTGNEAHAMDIAGYGNDHWKDAAQRGLDQGRDSIIVNGREVLVRDVHTEGKGTLESPMQPHERKPSTDHHAEEEGGVSNDALPPIPALNRRTTDQLGLPRTAGLPTLPAVDDTDIGGPPVHLDQSGQPTNGPLHPLAADIRPAHIDKDCMRDPVNSSFFDDIWNRVAENNTKLYRRVFRCMPDSEVLTWPDYREAVSYSERFRESMEGKTRTDDGDSNLNRHQSPVTGGGAGVGAPGPGAIVDAATEKAEEKLHLKPNHSNHPRIVIPGDDHELNEKNEHPGSRSGPNADAENLTASRRLQDAPSPVLPAGDVPFPAFETGPAADAGTLEPAREKSRERRTTFSPLEKPPSRDVSTPAQQAQGSVRRRRRATTKGSRRGMPPEEVLGRAEAEELLSMVQGHVVNFPYDWLLTEEQNGNWGFQVDGVAPLQIYN, translated from the exons ATGACGGACCCGAGACGAGATGAATCCATCTCACCAATGACAAGAAGCCCTCACGCGTCGTCTACCGCTGTCAAGGGCCAGACagacgccctcgcccccccTGCTCCTCCGCCTAAAGATggtcctcctccacctcctccaaaGGACCTTTCGACGCCGAGAAACTCTTCCCATATCCCGTTCGATGCTGCGATCGAGGCAAGAGACTACATAAATGGGGGAGCGCCCCACGACGACGTATCGCCTCTCCAGAACGGCAAGCGACCGACACTTCCCACCCTCAATTCGACAGAGAGCGCACGTCAAACCCCGAGCGGTCTGCCGAGAATGCCCGAAGACGGAACATACTCTCCCGAGCCAGCGTCACCGACTGACCGTCGAAGCGTACAATTCGCTCGTACAGACCAGGTCCTGGAGGCCCCGGCCAGCCATTCGCGACAGCCATCGTGGGAAGATGGTGGAAAGTCAATTGGTTCGGCCTTCATTATCAAGTTGAAGCAGCTTACTGGATCTGGTAGCATGCAGACCCTCAAGACAAGCAGCTCTGGCAACTTGAACGATAATggcacgccgccgtccatgGGAAGCTCACCAACCACCGGGCAGTTCAGGTCTAGAATACCTCACacgctcgaggaggatggaggcagtgatgcggatgcggacgtcgaggagacggcTGATGAAGGGGCTGCGTCGGATGCTGCCAaacccaagaagaagagacgaATGCGTCGCACCAAGAAACACCAGTCGTCTGTTCCGAGCACGCCAAACCTACGGCATCTACCCGGCCCAGACTCGCCTGTCGGATATGGTCGGATGGGCCTGAGAAGGCGCATGAGCATGCCGGACCATGCGGAGCAGCAACATGGCATGTCGGAGGGCGAGGGAAGAGACCAGCTTGCCGGGCCTTCGTGGATCCGCTCTCACCGTGCTCGCGATGGTGACGGGACTGAAAGtcccggcggtggtgggCGAAGAATGGGCCACATGCGTCGCATCACCGTCCTCGGAGGCGGTGGGGTTTCGGATGGTGATGCTATTGCGCCTAAGAGGCCCTTCTTTGGCAGCGAAAGGGCATCGACATGGAAGTACGTCAAAAATACCTTGAAGCTTCTTaggcagaagaaggaggaccGTTTCGATTTCGCCAAGTCAGCCGAGCTCATGGCCGAGTTGCGAGCCGGGGCCCCTGCTGTTCTTATGTTGGCCAGCATGATCCAGAGGGATGAGCACGGCAACAAGCGAATTCCTGTCCTGCTCGAACAGGTGCGTCTGCGCATAACCGACAGTCAGCCCGAATCCGACGACGATAGCGAGCGACATTGGGTTTTCACGATGAATCTCGAGTACGGCAGCGGTCCGAGTCGGATGAAGTGGACCATCATCAGAACGCTCAAAGACATCTACAACCTGCATGTCCGGTACAAACTTGCGATGAGCAACGATAAGTACTTGCACGGGCGCGCCGATGTAGGAGCCCGACCTAAAATGCCTAAATTTCCGTGGGGCGCCTTCCCATATCTCCGCAGTGCACGCAACAaggacgacagcgacgatgacgacggcgcaaGCCTCCGGGGGGACGATCTAGGAGAAGCAACTGCTGGCGAAGGCACGGCTGCCGAGGGTACCGCTGGAGAGGGCACGGCAAGCGAGTGGGAAGGCGGCCGGGCTGGTCCAGGTGCTAGGAAGAAGTCCCGTCTTGGCATGCTCGGCATGCGTAGGAAGTCCACCGGTTTTACCGAGCCTGGCGAGTCTGGAGGAGAGAACCAAGCGGACCTGGTCCAGGCACGCAAACGATACTTTGAACGGCAACGAAGGGTGTTGGAAAAATACCTGCAGGATATGATCCGCTGGTTGATGTTTCGCGCCGACAGCAATCGTCTTTGCAAGTTCCTGGAGCTGTCTGCCCTTGGTGTGCGTCTGGCTGCTGAAGGCAGCTATCACGGCAAAGAGTGCTATCTTCACATTCAGTCTTCCAAAGGCATGGACTTCCGTCGAGTCTTGACACCCAAGAAGGTCATCGCCCGTCACAGTCGCAAGTGGTTCCTTGTGCGATCAAGTTACATTGTCTGCGTTGAATCGCCCGAAAAAATGAGCGTCTACGACGTCTACCTTGTGGACTCCAAGTTTCGTATTGTTTCCAAGAGAAGCACGCTGAAACAGTTGTCCAAGGGCAAGAcaaagaaggaggagaaggagatcgaCCTGACAGAAGAGGCCGATGTGGAGAAGCATCACACCCTGACGCTGCATACCGCCGAACGGAAGGTCAAGCTATTCTCGAGAAACCAGCACATCATGAAGCAATTCGAAGACTCTATTGCCGAGATGCTCAAGCAGACCAAGTGGCATGACATCAACCGTTTCGACAGCTTCGCCCCCATCCGAAATGGTGTCTTCGCGCAGTGGCTCGTGGACGGCAGAGATTACATGTGGAATGTGTCTCGCGCAATCAGCATGGCTCGCGATGTCATCTATATCCACGACTGGTGGCTCAGCCCGGAGCTGTACATGCGTCGTCCGGCGGCTATCAGCCAGAAGTGGCGTCTGGATCGTCTTTTGCAGCGCAAGGCCCGGGAGGGCGTCAAgatcttcgtcatcgtctaCCGCAATGTTGAGGCTGCTATTCCCATAGACTCGGAGTACACCAAATACTCTCTCCTGAACCTTCACCCCAACATCTTCGTTCAGCGGTCTCCGAATCAGTTTAAGAAGAACCAGTTCTTTTTTGCTCACCACGAAAAGCTCTGCATCGTCGACCACGATGTGGCTTTTGTTGGTGGTATTGACCTGTGCTTTGGTCGTTGGGACTGTCCGCAGCATCCGATCACGGATGACAAACCGACAGGCTTCGAGCATAGTGAGCAACCAAAGGATGCCGAGCACTGCCAACTCTTCCCCGGGAAAGACTATTCCAACCCCCGAGTCCAGGACTTCTTCAAGCTCGATGAGCCATACGAAGAGATGTACGACAGGAGCAAGGTTCCCAGAATGCCATGGCACGACATCGCCATGCAGGTCGTGGGTCAACCGGCCAGAGATTTAACGAGGCACTTCGTCCAGCGATGGAACTATGTCAAAAGAGGCAGGAAGACAACACGCCCCTTGCCATTCCTGCTCCCTCCTCCTGACGTCAAGATGGCGGAGCTCGACGCTCTTGGTCTGACCGGTACTTGTGAGGTACAAATCCTGAGGTCGTCGGCCAACTGGTCTCTTGGAATCGAGCACACGGAGTGCAGCATTCAGAACGCCTACGTTAAGATGATCGAAGACTCCGACCATTTCGTCTACATTGAAAATCAGTTTTTCATCACGAGCACCGAGGCTTTCAACACGAAGATTGTCAATCGCATTGGTGACGCACTGGTCGAGCGCATCATCAGGGCCCACGAGAACGATGAAGACTGGAAAGCTTGCATTGTCATTCCTCTTATGCCCGGATTCCAGAacaccgtcgacgagcaaGAAGGCACCAGCGTACGACTCATCCTCCAGTGTCAATACCGCAGCATCTGTCGCGGAGAAGGGTCAATCTTCTCGCGCCTCCGTGCTGCAGGCATCGAACCGGAGGATTATATCCAGTTCTATAGTTTGCGACAATGGGGCAAGATTGGCGCCCGTAATGCCCTCGTCACCGAGCAGCTTTACATCCACGCCAAGTGCATTGTCGTGGACGATCGAGTGGCGCTCATTGGCTccgccaacatcaacgaGCGATCGATGCTCGGAAACCGTGACTCCGAGCTCGCTGCAGTCGTTCGCGACACCGACATGATTTGGTCCACCATGGCCGGTCGACCCTACCGCGTCGGCCGCTTCGCCCACACCCTACGGCTTCGCTTGATGCGGGAACATCTCGGACTAGACGTCGATGAGATCTTGGAAGAGGAGAGACAGGCCGACATGGACCGTCAGGCAGAGTATGAAGCGGAGATGGATCAGATCTATGCAGACGATACGGAGTCGCCCCCTATTGCTGGTTCAAGCGGCCAGCACGCGGAAGGGAAGTCGGCAAAACCGGCGATGCCAGGCCAAACTCCCAGCTTCAACCATGATGCTGTCACAGAGCCCGGTGAAGTGGTCGAGGAGGATTCGTCTGTGTCTTCGTCTAAGGGCAAAGAGCGTGATGACCGTGTGACCGGAAATGAAGCTCACGCCATGGACATTGCCGGGTATGGTAATGACCACTGGAAGGATGCCGCTCAACGTGGGCTCGACCAAGGACGCGACTCTATCATCGTCAACGGCCGCGAGGTTCTTGTTCGCGATGTACACACAGAAGGGAAGGGCACCTTGGAGTCGCCAATGCAGCCACACGAGCGAAAACCGTCGACCGATCACCacgcggaggaggaaggcggTGTCAGTAACGACGCTCTACCGCCGATCCCCGCTCTCAACAGACGGACCACCGACCAGCTTGGTCTGCCTCGCACGGCGGGACTGCCCACTTTGCCTGCTGTGGACGACACGGATATCGGTGGCCCTCCTGTTCACCTGGACCAGAGTGGCCAGCCAACCAACGGGCCGCTGCATCCTCTGGCTGCCGACATCAGGCCCGCACACATCGATAAGGACTGCATGCGCGATCCAGTCAACTCGTCCTTCTTCGATGACATCTGGAACAGAGTGGCGGAGAACAACACCAAACTGTACCGCCGCGTCTTCCGCTGCATGCCTGATTCAGAAGTACTGACGTGGCCCGACTACCGCGAAGCCGTGTCCTATTCGGAGCGGTTCAGAGAGAGCATGGAAGGAAAGACAAGgacggacgacggggacTCCAACTTGAACCGTCATCAGTCTCCCGTTACGGGCGGAGGTGCCGGCGTTGGGGCGCCAGGTCCTGGAGCCATTGTCGATGCTGCCACGGAGAAGGCGGAAGAGAAACTACACCTCAAGCCCAATCACTCGAACCACCCCCGGATCGTCATCCCCGGAGATGACCACGAGCTGAATGAGAAGAATGAGCACCCTGGCTCAAGATCCGGGCCCAACGCAGACGCAGAGAATTTAACTGCCTCACGACGTCTACAGGATGCCCCGTCGCCTGTCCTCCCCGCTGGAGACGTTCCGTTCCCCGCGTTCGAGACAGGCCCTGCAGCCGATGCTGGCACGCTGGAACCGGCGCGGGAGAagagcagagagagaaggacGACATTCTCTCCTCTGGAGAAACCGCCTTCTAGGGACGTAAGCACCCCAGCTCAGCAAGCTCAAGGATCGGTtagacgccgccgacgggccACTACTAAGGGCAGCCGGCGCGGTATGCCGCCCGAAGAGGTGCTCGGGAGAGCCGAGGCAGAAGAGCTGCTCAGCATGGTCCAAGGACACGTTGTCAACTTCCCTTACGACTGGCTGCTTACAGAAGAGCAGAACGGCAACTGGGGCTTCCAGGTGGATGGCGTAGCGCCCCTGCAAATTTA CAACTAG
- a CDS encoding Putative aspartic peptidase A1 family, aspartic peptidase domain superfamily: MIFNTFTHAALLASLFSSANGSPFPLTTRNSGVAVLDVFVPSSRNDDKFYNVNVTFNGQAVPVMIDTGSGDLFVASNECPTDDAQDGCFGLTSSYIIKPNDTILSNETFFTIVGEGAVYGNQSLLRTDFGGLSIPDLAIGLVYESALREFQNDSFSGIFGLNMRAVSRQLHFNNRLPPMDVLLASEKLREPKFSLSFPRLGDPDSAEVGKLTLGGLGEEAAGHNVTYGPVYSTPNYNYDDFPLDRQGWTVHLEGVRVNGVEIKMRAGLLLPDGKYLSMIDSGGSLMYFRPEELDAIAAQFKGPILYPGNRDIYFDCSIPQLVELKYFGEWYAVDPLDLVIPSDHGLVNGTEYCHAALGQWTRTFGDSIIGLPFLRSVFSVFDYISNDLVPQPRVGFASLVDSAAAVARYSDVLPSRLL; this comes from the exons ATGATCTTCAACACCTTCACTCATGCGGCTCTGCTTGCGTCCCTGTTTTCAAGCGCGAATGGCTCGCCTTTCCCCCTCACGACCAGGAACAGCGGCGTAGCGGTGTTGGATGTATTTGTTCCTTCAAGCCGTAATGATGACAAGTTttacaacgtcaacgttACCTTTAACGGACAAGCTGTTCCAGTGATGATTGACACCGGCTCCGGAGACCTGTTCGTCGCCTCCAACGAATGCCCCACGGATGATGCTCAGGATGGATGCTTCGGCCTCACTTCATCATACATAATCAAG CCAAACGACACCATCCTGTCCAACGAGACATTCTTCACAATCGTGGGCGAAGGAGCCGTTTATGGAAACCAATCTCTTTTGCGGACCGACTTCGGCGGGCTGTCGATACCTGATCTTGCCATTGGCTTGGTCTACGAGTCGGCCCTGAGGGAATTCCAAAACGACTCTTTCAGCGGCATTTTTGGCCTCAACATGAGAGCCGTTAGCCGTCAGCTACACTTCAACAACAGACTGCCGCCGATGGATGTGCTCTTGGCGAGTGAGAAGCTGAGAGAGCCCAAGTTCTCACTCAGTTTCCCGCGCCTTGGGGACCCCGACTCTGCAGAAGTTGGCAAGTTAACGCTGGGAGGACTCGGAGAAGAGGCTGCCGGTCACAATGTTACTTACGGGCCGGTATACAGCACGCCAAA CTACAACTATGATGACTTTCCGCTGGATCGCCAAGGATGGACGGTCCATCTCGAAGGCGTCCGGGTCAATGGCGTCGAAATCAAAATGAGGGCCGGCTTGTTACTGCCAGACGGCAAGTATCTTTCAATGATCGACTCTGGCGGATCCTTGATGTACTTTCGTCCGGAGGAACTGGATGCCATTGCTGCCCAGTTCAAGGGTCCGATCCTCTATCCAGGCAACCGAGACATATACTTCGACTGCTCAATCCCGCAGCTGGTGGAACTGAAGTACTTCGGCGAGTGGTATGCGGTGGATCCGCTGGATCTTGTGATCCCCAGCGATCATGGATTGGTCAACGGCACAGAATACTGCCATGCTGCTCTGGGACAGTGGACGCGGACGTTTGGCGACTCCATCATCGGTCTCCCCTTTCTCCGCTCTGTTTTCTCCGTCTTCGACTACATCTCCAACGACCTAGTTCCTCAACCACGCGTAGGATTTGCAAGTCTGGTTGACAgcgccgctgctgttgctaGATATTCTGATGTCTTACCCTCCCGTCTATTGTAG
- a CDS encoding Putative peptidase M24, creatinase/aminopeptidase, winged helix-like DNA-binding domain superfamily, with protein sequence MAAQVPTEALKKLNVGEPATNGKAAKPEEGNGVDHDSDDSDEEGEEVAAPAAGGAAKKKKKNKKKKKKKSPTAQSDPPRVLMSSLFPNKNYPKGQEEEYRDENLWRTTNEEKRHLDNLNNDFLTDYREAAEIHRQVRQWAQKNIKPGQTLTEIAEGIEDGVRALTGHPGIEEGDAYKGGMGFPCGLSLNHCAAHYTPNAGNKMVLSQGDVMKVDFGVHVNGRIVDSAFTMAFEPQYDNLLAAVKDATNAGVKEAGIDVRVGDVGGVIQEVMESYEVEIDGTTYPVKSIRNLNGHTIERWSIHGTKSVPIVKSNDTTKMEEGDVFAVETFGSTGNGYVREDMEVSHYARRGEGHAALRLDSAKRLLNVINKNFGTLPFCRRYLDRLGQDKYLLGLNNLVSSGIVEAYPPLCDKKGSYTAQFEHTILLRPNVKEVISRGEDY encoded by the exons ATGGCTGCCCAAGTTCCCACAGAAGCTTTGAAGAAGCTCAACG TGGGAGAGCCTGCGACGAACGGCAAGGCGGCGAAGCCCGAGGAGGGAAATGGCGTTGAccacgacagcgacgactcagatgaggagggcgaggaggtagCGGCgcctgccgccggcggcgcggccaagaagaagaagaaaaacaagaagaagaagaagaagaagtcccCGACCGCCCAGTCCGACCCGCCTCGCGTGCTCATGTCGTCGCTATTCCCCAACAAGAACTACCCTAAgggccaggaggaggagtaccGCGACGAGAACCTCTGGCGCACGACAAACGAGGAGAAGCGGCATCTCGACAACCTCAACAACGACTTCCTTACCGACTAccgcgaggccgccgagatccaCCGCCAGGTCCGCCAGTGGGCCCAGAAGAACATCAAGCCCGGCCAGACTCTCACCGAGATTGCCGAGGGCATCGAGGATGGCGTGCGTGCGCTGACCGGACACCCGGGAatcgaggagggcgacgccTACAAGGGCGGCATGGGATTCCCCTGCGGCCTGTCTCTCAATCACTGCGCGGCTCATTACACGCCCAACGCCGGCAACAAGATGGTGCTCTCGCAAGGGGACGTCATGAAGGTCGATTTTGGCGTGCACGTCAACGGACGTATCGTCGACAGCGCCTTCACCATGGCATTTGAGCCGCAGTACGACAAcctgctggccgccgtcaaggacgcGACCAATGCCGGtgtcaaggaggccggcatcgacgtgCGCGTCGGAGACGTTGGAGGCGTCATCCAGGAGGTCATGGAGAGCTACGAGGTGGAGATTGACGGCACGACGTACCCCGTCAAGTCGATCCGCAACCTCAACGGCCACACGATCGAGCGCTGGAGCATCCACGGCACCAAGAGCGTGCCAATCGTCAAGAGCAACGACACGACCAAGATGGAAGAGGGCGATGTTTTCGCCGTCGAGACGTTCGGCAGCACGGGCAACGGATACGTTCGTGAAGACATGGAGGTGTCTCACTACGCCAGACGTGGAGAGGGCCACGCCGCGCTGCGTTTAGACTCGGCTAAGAGACTGCTGAACGTCATCAACAAGAATTTTGGCACGCTGCCTTTCTGCCGGCGGTACTTGGATCGTCTGGGACAGGACAAGTACCTTTTGGGA TTGAACAATCTCGTGTCTAGCGGCATTGTCGAGGCCTACCCGCCCTTGTGTGACAAGAAGGGCTCCTACACTGCTCAGTTCGAGCAC ACGATCCTGCTCAGGCCAAACGTGAAGGAAGTAATCAGCCGAGGAGAGGACTACTAG
- a CDS encoding Putative tubulin, which yields MPREIITVQAGQCGNSIGSQFWQQLCQEHGINQDGNLEDFATEGGDRKDVFYYQSDDTRYIPRAILVDLEPRVIQGIQSGPYKNIYNPENFYVGKNGVGAANNWGDGYQTGEVVYEDIMEMIDREADGSDSLEGFMMLHSIAGGTGSGLGSFLLERLNDRFPKKIIQTYSVFPDTTNAGDVVVHPYNSVLAMRRLTQNADSVVVLDNGALSRIAADRLHVQEPSFAQTNQLVSTVMSASTTTLRYPGYMHNDLVSILASLIPTPRCHFLMTAYTPFTGDQVEQAKTVRKTTVLDVMRRLLQPKNRMVSTQPGKKSCYISILNVIQGEVDPTDVHKSLLRIRERRLATFIPWGPASIQVALTKRSPYIPMAHRVSGLMLANHTSIATLFKRILRQYDGMRKRNAFMEGYKKTAPFAENLDEFDEAREVVSDLIQEYEAAEDSDYLNPDIGDKATSAETDKRMA from the exons ATGCCAAG GGAGATCATCACCGTCCAAGCCGGACAATGCGGCAACAGCA TTGGAAGCCAATTCTGGCAACAACTTTGTCAAGAGCACGGCATCAACCAGGACGGAAACCTCGAAGACTTCGCAACTGAGGGTGGCGATCGCAAAGACGTTTTCTACTACCAAAGTGACGACACAAGATACATCCCGCGAGCTATTCTGGTCGACCTGGAACCGAGG GTCATCCAAGGTATTCAATCGGGACCCTACAAGAACATCTACAACCCGGAGAACTTTTACGTTGGCAAAAATGGAGTTGGCGCGGCGAACAACTGGGGTGACGGTTACcagacgggcgaggtcgtcTACGAGGATATTATGGAGATGATTGACCGCGAGGCTGATGGTAGTGACTCGCTGGAA GGCTTCATGATGCTGCACTCCATTGCAGGCGGTACCGGATCTGGTCTTGGTTCTTTCCTCCTCGAGCGACTCAACGACCGATTCCCCAAGAAGATTATCCAGACCTACTCTGTCTTTCCCGATACCACAAACGCCGGAGACGTCGTTGTTCACCCATACAACAGCGTCCTTGCCATGAGAAGGTTAACGCAGAACGCCGATTCGGTCGTGGTACTTGACAACGGAGCTCTCTCACGCATTGCAGCCGACAGACTGCACGTCCAAGAGCCCTCTTTTGCTCAGACAAATCAACTG GTCTCGACTGTTATGTCTGCCAGCACGACAACTCTCAGATATCCGGGATACATGCACAACGATCTAGTCAGCATCCTGGCCTCGTTGATTCCCACACCGCGGTGCCACTTCTTGATGACAGCATACACTCCATTCACAGGCGATCAggtcgagcaggccaagaCCGTGCGCAAGACCACAGTGCTGGACGTCATGCGGAGATTGCTGCAGCCCAAGAACCGCATGGTTTCTACCCAACCAGGGAAGAAAAGCTGCTACATTTCCATTCTGAACGTCATCCAGGGCGAAGTGGACCCTACAGACGTCCACAAGAGCTTGTTGAGAATCCGGGAACGGCGACTGGCGACATTTATCCCCTGGGGCCCGGCCAGCATCCAAGTGGCCCTGACCAAGCGGAGCCCCTACATCCCCATGGCCCACCGTGTCAGTGGGTTGATGCTGGCAAATCACACAAGCATTGCGACT CTGTTCAAGAGAATCCTGAGACAGTACGACGGCATGCGCAAGCGCAATGCCTTCATGGAAGGGTACAAGAAGACGGCACCATTCGCAGAGAATCTGGACGAATTCGATGAGGCCCGAGAGGTTGTGTCAGACCTGATTCAAGAGTACGAGGCAGCAGAGGACTCCGACTACCTTAATCCCGACATAGGAGACAAGGCGACGTCGGCTGAAACCGACAAGAGGATGGCCTAA
- a CDS encoding Putative PRELI/MSF1 domain, Slowmo/Ups family protein — translation MKVFSNAVTFNYSWEEVSAANWRKYCPWNDKTTHVIAVDTINRSVDPATGILRTERLITCKQSAPKWFASLVGGASAGGDPDVSQVFETSYVDPAKKTVTMVSQNLTFSNLISVQESVVYKPISATQTQFVQDAQITALCGGWQRIKNGIEDQCVSRFRDNAQKGKEGFEMVLAMSRRVFAEEREREMRVRQGIAA, via the coding sequence ATGAAGGTCTTTTCTAACGCGGTGACCTTTAACTACTCCTGGGAGGAGgtctccgccgccaactGGCGGAAATACTGCCCGTGGAACGACAAGACGACGCACGTgatcgccgtcgacaccATCAACCGCAGCGTCGACCCGGCCACGGGGATCCTCCGCACTGAGCGCCTCATCACCTGCAAGCAGTCTGCGCCCAAATGGTTCGCCTCGCTCGTCGGTGGTgccagcgccggcggcgacccggACGTCTCGCAGGTTTTTGAGACGTCTTAcgtcgacccggccaagAAGACCGTCACCATGGTCTCCCAGAATCTCACCTTCTCCAACCTCATTTCCGTTCAGGAGTCGGTCGTCTACAAGCCCATCAGCGCCACTCAGACCCAGTTCGTCCAGGACGCCCAGATTACCGCCCTTTGCGGCGGCTGGCAGCGGATCAAGAACGGTATCGAGGACCAGTGCGTGTCCCGCTTCCGCGACAATGCCCAGAAGGGTAAGGAAGGCTTCGAGATGGTGCTGGCCATGAGCAGGAGGGTGttcgccgaggagcgcgagcgcgagaTGCGTGTCCGCCAGGGCATTGCGGCATAA